The genomic DNA GCGCTCGCCTCCAGGGGTCATGGTCACGTTCACGGGGCACGACGTGCGCCACGCCGACGGCCGTCAGCTCCAGCGGATCGGCATCCAGCCGGATGTCCGGGTCCGCCCGACGATCGCCGGCCTCCGAGCGGGAGGGGATGAAGTTCTCGAGCGCGCGCTCCAGCTGATCGAAGGAGGATCGGCGGCAGGTCCCGAGCCCCCACGCTGATCTCCGAGGGCCGCGATTCCTGAACTCTCGCTGACCTGCTGCAATTGTCTTGCCACCGTCCGCCCCGGTCGCGTATAAGAATCCGCGTAGCCCGCCATCAGGGGATCCTCTCCGGAGCATCCACATCCAACCTCACCCAGGAGACCCGAATGCCCATGCATCCGCCCCGTCCCACGAAGCTGGTTGCAACCCTGTCCTGCGCGCTCGCACTTGCTACGCTGAGCGCCCCCGCTCTCGTGTCGGCGGCGCCGAGTCCGACCGGCAGCACGTACAACGTCGTATGGGATGACTTCAGCAACGGCTTCACCGTTGGGGATCCGGGCACGCCGGCGAAGTGGTTCTTTTTCGGCATCGGTCCCTATGTCGGGAACGATGGTGTGGCCACCACCTCCAAGAAGGGCCTTCGCGTCGCCCCTCCGGGCGTGAATCCGATCACGGGTCTTCCGGCGTTCAGCCTGACGCTGGGGCAGGAAGGTGCGGCGGACAATCCCTTCGGTCTGCCGGGAGGCGTCGACCACGTGAAGTGGCTCGTGTACGCGAACGCCATCGCGTCGGCCGGCTTCCCCGGTTTCGATGTGCACCCCGGTCGAGAGCTGACCTTCGACGCGTGGATTTCGGGGCAGAGCTATGGCAACGAGCAGCACCCGTTCGGTTCTGCCGTG from Candidatus Eisenbacteria bacterium includes the following:
- a CDS encoding DUF6081 family protein; the encoded protein is MHPPRPTKLVATLSCALALATLSAPALVSAAPSPTGSTYNVVWDDFSNGFTVGDPGTPAKWFFFGIGPYVGNDGVATTSKKGLRVAPPGVNPITGLPAFSLTLGQEGAADNPFGLPGGVDHVKWLVYANAIASAGFPGFDVHPGRELTFDAWISGQSYGNEQHPFGSAVVDPDDDIRLAASAMPTIDFETFLVADFFFTNKRIYAVYERLPFARTATDNYAAFTYVIPVGNRMPGQQHHVTIGYDRSANVLRWLVNDVEVFRVNRPGYRLPSREYL